Proteins from one Acidimicrobiales bacterium genomic window:
- a CDS encoding permease-like cell division protein FtsX — protein sequence MSIKADYVLRETFGNFRRNVTLTAASVAAIMVSLSLVGWALLLRQGVDNATQRWKGGIEFIVFMQPDATEAQMDAMSGALDSNPQVRDVQFTDQQEAFEEFRRMFANQPDMVEVMTPEVLPTSFRVVPEDPDPDIVAGLANEFEDDPGVYQVLAEQDTVRTIDSLSSWLTNGILLVAGVLMIAAVFLVLNTIRMAMFARRREIEVMKLVGATNWFIRIPFMLEGLIQGLTGALVAVASVYALNAWLFTDRLSQAENLQILQGFTVASDEVTVIVLAILAIGVVLGTVGSGFAVTRFLDV from the coding sequence ATGTCGATCAAGGCTGACTACGTCCTCCGCGAGACGTTCGGGAACTTCCGCAGAAACGTCACGCTCACGGCCGCCTCGGTGGCCGCCATCATGGTGTCGCTCTCCCTCGTCGGGTGGGCCCTCCTCCTGCGCCAGGGCGTGGACAACGCCACCCAGCGCTGGAAGGGCGGCATCGAGTTCATCGTGTTCATGCAGCCCGACGCCACCGAGGCGCAGATGGACGCCATGTCCGGCGCCCTCGACTCCAACCCGCAGGTCCGGGACGTGCAGTTCACGGACCAGCAGGAGGCGTTCGAGGAGTTCCGGCGCATGTTCGCCAACCAGCCCGACATGGTCGAGGTGATGACCCCCGAGGTGCTGCCGACCTCGTTCCGGGTCGTGCCCGAGGACCCCGACCCCGACATCGTCGCCGGCCTCGCCAACGAGTTCGAGGACGACCCCGGCGTCTACCAGGTGCTGGCCGAGCAGGACACCGTCCGCACCATCGACTCGCTGTCCTCGTGGCTCACGAACGGGATCCTGCTGGTGGCCGGCGTGCTCATGATCGCGGCCGTGTTCCTCGTCCTGAACACCATCCGGATGGCCATGTTCGCCCGCCGGCGGGAGATCGAGGTCATGAAGCTGGTCGGCGCCACCAACTGGTTCATCCGCATCCCGTTCATGCTCGAGGGCCTGATCCAGGGGCTGACCGGCGCGCTCGTGGCCGTCGCCTCGGTCTACGCGCTGAACGCCTGGCTGTTCACCGACCGGCTGTCCCAGGCGGAGAACCTCCAGATCCTCCAGGGGTTCACGGTGGCGAGCGACGAGGTGACGGTCATCGTCCTCGCCATCCTCGCCATCGGCGTCGTGCTCGGCACGGTGGGCTCGGGGTTCGCGGTCACCCGCTTCCTCGACGTCTGA
- the ftsE gene encoding cell division ATP-binding protein FtsE, whose translation MIKLENVTKVYKGDVVALNNATVDIQKGEFVFLVGPSGSGKSTFIRLLNKEESPERGKIWVAGKDIAELSSWKVPYLRRNIGCVFQDFKLLANKTVYENVAFALEVIGRPKHVIKTQVPAILELVGLAKKFENLPHELSGGEQQRVSIARAFVNRPLILLADEPTGNLDPATSVGIMRLLDRINRTGTTVVMATHDRSIVDSMRRRVIELDKGSIVRDQVRGVYE comes from the coding sequence ATGATCAAGCTCGAAAACGTCACGAAGGTCTACAAGGGCGACGTCGTCGCGCTCAACAATGCGACCGTCGACATCCAGAAGGGTGAGTTCGTCTTCCTCGTCGGGCCCTCGGGCTCCGGCAAGTCGACGTTCATCCGCCTCCTCAACAAGGAGGAGAGCCCCGAGCGGGGCAAGATCTGGGTGGCCGGCAAGGACATCGCCGAGCTGAGCAGCTGGAAGGTCCCCTACCTGCGCCGCAACATCGGCTGCGTGTTCCAGGACTTCAAGCTGCTCGCCAACAAGACGGTCTACGAGAACGTCGCGTTCGCGCTCGAGGTGATCGGGCGCCCGAAGCACGTCATCAAGACCCAGGTGCCCGCCATCCTCGAGCTGGTCGGGCTGGCCAAGAAGTTCGAGAACCTGCCCCACGAGCTGTCCGGCGGCGAGCAGCAGCGGGTGTCGATCGCCAGGGCGTTCGTCAACCGGCCGCTGATCCTGCTCGCCGACGAGCCCACCGGGAACCTCGACCCGGCCACCTCCGTCGGCATCATGCGGCTGCTGGACCGCATCAACCGGACGGGCACGACCGTGGTCATGGCCACCCACGACCGCAGCATCGTCGACAGCATGCGCCGGCGGGTCATCGAGCTGGACAAGGGCTCGATCGTGCGCGACCAGGTCCGCGGCGTCTACGAGTGA